The following proteins are encoded in a genomic region of Eulemur rufifrons isolate Redbay chromosome 18, OSU_ERuf_1, whole genome shotgun sequence:
- the LOC138398837 gene encoding histone H3.1: MARTKQTARKSTGGKAPRKQLATKAARKSAPATGGVKKPHRYRPGTVALREIRRYQKSTELLIRKLPFQRLVREIAQDFKTDLRFQSSAVMALQEACEAYLVGLFEDTNLCAIHAKRVTIMPKDIQLARRIRGERA, encoded by the coding sequence ATGGCACGTACCAAGCAAACTGCTCGCAAATCTACCGGGGGGAAGGCTCCACGGAAGCAGCTGGCCACCAAGGCGGCTCGTAAGAGCGCGCCGGCCACTGGCGGCGTGAAGAAGCCCCACCGTTACCGCCCTGGCACTGTGGCCCTGCGCGAAATCCGCCGCTACCAGAAATCGACGGAGCTGCTGATCCGAAAGCTGCCTTTCCAGCGCCTGGTGCGTGAGATCGCGCAGGACTTCAAGACCGACCTGCGCTTCCAGAGCTCGGCGGTGATGGCGCTGCAGGAGGCCTGCGAGGCCTATCTGGTGGGGCTCTTTGAGGACACTAACTTGTGCGCTATCCACGCTAAGCGTGTCACAATCATGCCCAAGGATATCCAGCTCGCGCGCCGCATTCGTGGAGAGAGGGCGTAA